Proteins from a genomic interval of Rhizobium rhododendri:
- a CDS encoding IS110 family transposase translates to MQIAVLGIDLGKNSCSVVGLDERGQVVLRRRLRREGVIKLGSTLPTCIMAMEACCGAHHVGRQLQSQGHDVRLMSPEYVRPYIKAQKNDDRDAEGIAEAATRPTMRFVEIKDENQLDMQTLHRARDRLVAERTALINHLRAILLERGLTVPQGRRKLEIWLDMKTDEGKPALSRRTITLIADMRAQWSEMDRRIAAFDDEFKAHARSDQPCRLLATIPGIGPLNATALVASVGYAQSFGRGRDLAAWLGLVPRQITTGGKPKVLGITKRGNGYLRKMLIHGARAALPMLSKSETPLGDWLRGLLGRPHKNKVIVALAAKLARIVWAVLQSGRPYKENGLGSVIQA, encoded by the coding sequence ATGCAGATAGCTGTGTTAGGAATTGATCTTGGAAAGAATAGCTGCAGTGTGGTTGGACTTGACGAGCGTGGGCAAGTCGTACTTCGGCGACGGTTGCGTCGAGAGGGTGTCATCAAACTCGGCTCAACTCTGCCGACGTGCATAATGGCGATGGAAGCGTGCTGTGGCGCCCACCATGTTGGTCGCCAACTTCAGTCTCAAGGTCATGATGTTCGTCTGATGTCACCCGAATATGTGCGTCCTTACATAAAGGCTCAAAAGAATGATGACCGCGACGCAGAGGGAATAGCGGAAGCGGCTACGCGTCCGACGATGCGTTTCGTCGAAATCAAGGACGAAAACCAGTTGGATATGCAGACCCTCCACCGTGCGCGTGACCGTCTCGTCGCGGAACGGACTGCTTTGATCAACCACCTGCGGGCGATCCTCTTGGAGCGCGGCCTTACCGTTCCGCAAGGTCGTCGTAAGCTCGAGATCTGGCTTGACATGAAAACTGATGAAGGAAAGCCCGCCCTCAGTCGCCGGACAATAACCCTCATAGCGGATATGCGTGCGCAGTGGAGTGAGATGGACCGCCGCATCGCAGCATTTGACGATGAATTCAAAGCCCATGCCCGGTCTGATCAGCCATGCCGGCTTCTAGCCACTATCCCCGGCATTGGACCTCTGAACGCAACTGCGTTGGTTGCGTCAGTTGGGTATGCGCAATCCTTTGGACGCGGCAGAGACCTGGCGGCTTGGCTAGGCCTTGTGCCACGACAGATAACAACCGGGGGAAAACCGAAAGTACTTGGTATCACCAAACGAGGAAATGGATATCTAAGAAAGATGCTCATCCACGGCGCGCGCGCAGCTCTTCCAATGCTTTCCAAATCTGAGACGCCTCTTGGCGACTGGTTACGGGGTCTACTTGGTCGCCCTCACAAGAACAAAGTGATCGTTGCACTCGCAGCAAAGTTAGCGCGTATCGTGTGGGCTGTGTTGCAAAGCGGCCGTCCCTACAAAGAAAACGGCTTGGGTTCGGTAATCCAAGCATAA